The genome window GGCGCTCATTTCGAAAGGCAGCGCTTGTATCGCAATCGTAAAAGAGACCGGAATATGTCCGCGTCTCTTTATTGTTTTTGAGCACGTCTAATTTTTTGGATATCATCGAGCCAATATACAATAATCGTGTTTATAGGTGAAAGAAGAACTCTTCTTCCGTTTGACTCCGGCAATCAGGATGATATAGTAGCAACTGTAGACATGGACATCCAGTTTTACGACATTATAAGCCGATGGTTGCTTCGATATATGGTGTGGTTGGCGATCTCGGGCAATCGGACGCGGAAACGGAGTTTTTCTTGATGAACCTATCGTGGCGATCGATCTGGCAGAATCGAAAGCTTTTGCTGCTCAGTCTCGGTCACTTGGTAACCGATCTGAATCAGGGCGCGATGGCCTTGGTGGCCATCTTCCTCAAGGACCGCTATGATCTCTCCTATTTTTTAGTCGGGATCGCGATCCTGGTAGGGAACGTTTCCTCCTCGGTTATTCAGCCCCTCTTTGGGGTGCTCAGCGATCGATATCGAACAACTTGGTTGATGCCGTTAGGCACCGTGCTGGCGGGAGCGGGGATGGCTCTTGCCGGTTTGTCCACTAGCTTTTGGATTGCCTTGCTTGGCTTCCTCTTGTCTGGACTGGGTGTCGCCGCTTTTCATCCGGAAAGTTATAAGGCCGCCCAAGTTGTTGCAGGGAAAGGTAAAGCGTCAGCCATTTCGATCTTCTCTGTCGGCGGCAACCTCGGCTTCGGTATTGGTCCCTTGTTGGCCGGGTACTTTTACAAGTGGTGGGGTCTGCCCGGACTGGTCGGCTTTTTGCCGATTACAGTCCTCATGGCCTACATGCTCATCCAGAGCTTAGCGAGCCTTCATGAATCGAGTGGGGCGAAAGCATCCCCGCCAACAGTGGCGCTATCTGAACCTCCCGTTGCTGCGTCTGTCGCGACGCCATTTGTCTTTACGGGGCCGCTCGTCACGCTGCTGATCATCGTCTTTCTTCGTTCCTGGGTGACAGCGGGGCTGACAACGTACGTGCCACTCTACTTTGTCGATATCCTGCACGGGACAAAAGATCAGGGTGCTAACTTGCTCAGCTATTTTCTCATTGTGGGCGCTATCGGCACATTATTGGGCGGTCCC of Heliomicrobium gestii contains these proteins:
- a CDS encoding MFS transporter — its product is MNLSWRSIWQNRKLLLLSLGHLVTDLNQGAMALVAIFLKDRYDLSYFLVGIAILVGNVSSSVIQPLFGVLSDRYRTTWLMPLGTVLAGAGMALAGLSTSFWIALLGFLLSGLGVAAFHPESYKAAQVVAGKGKASAISIFSVGGNLGFGIGPLLAGYFYKWWGLPGLVGFLPITVLMAYMLIQSLASLHESSGAKASPPTVALSEPPVAASVATPFVFTGPLVTLLIIVFLRSWVTAGLTTYVPLYFVDILHGTKDQGANLLSYFLIVGAIGTLLGGPIADRFGARRLIFLSMLISMPLVFLVPFSNGLALQAILALLGIVLFSSFSSAIVIGQEMMPNHLGTVSGLIIGFAIGMGGVGVTVLGKVADQIGIVPIFTVLAVLLFIGAGLTMYMALHWRKKEGAALS